A genomic window from Phyllopteryx taeniolatus isolate TA_2022b chromosome 2, UOR_Ptae_1.2, whole genome shotgun sequence includes:
- the chst1 gene encoding carbohydrate sulfotransferase 1 — MQCSWKAVILLALASIAIQYTAIRTLTSKPFQLCTLPSPHNCGLGDQETESPFERGAGGCDDYPFFYVNASRKTHILVLATTRSGSSFVGQLLNQHQEVFYLFEPLYHVQTTLMPRLSHSHNSADRRVMLGASRDLLRSLYGCDLYFLESYIKPTPTNHTTDKLFRRGASRALCQQPVCDAFGPADVNVEEGDCVKKCALLNLTLATEACRDKQHVAIKTVRVPEIGDLRALLEDPRLNIKVIQLVRDPRGILSSRIETFRDTYRLWRIWRATGRKPYNLDLSQLTVVCEDYRSSVSTGLSHPYWLKGKYMLVRYEDLAKNPLPKTKEIYDYLGLPMDKNVEDWILANTHGSNEPSAKHKFGTLRDSAANAESWRLKLSYDMVEYTQTVCQKVLQQLGYKAVRSVQQLKNMSISLVQDKTFVPFL; from the coding sequence ATGCAATGTTCCTGGAAGGCAGTGATCCTGCTGGCCTTGGCCTCCATCGCCATCCAGTACACAGCCATCCGCACACTCACCTCCAAGCCTTTCCAGTTGTGCACATTGCCCAGCCCACATAATTGCGGTCTGGGGGATCAGGAGACCGAATCTCCCTTTGAACGGGGGGCAGGAGGCTGCGATGATTACCCTTTCTTTTACGTTAATGCAAGCCGCAAAACCCACATCTTGGTCTTGGCCACCACTCGTAGCGGCTCCTCCTTTGTTGGCCAACTTCTCAACCAGCACCAAGAGGTTTTTTACCTGTTTGAACCTCTTTATCATGTCCAGACCACATTGATGCCCCGTCTGTCCCACAGCCACAACTCAGCAGACCGCCGTGTGATGCTGGGGGCTAGCCGAGACCTATTGAGAAGTCTGTATGGTTGCGACCTATATTTCCTAGAGAGCTACATCAAACCAACACCAACAAACCACACCACAGACAAACTTTTCCGCCGTGGTGCGAGCCGGGCGTTGTGCCAGCAACCTGTATGTGATGCTTTTGGCCCAGCTGATGTTAATGTAGAAGAGGGGGACTGTGTTAAGAAATGTGCACTCCTTAACTTGACCTTGGCAACTGAAGCCTGTCGGGATAAACAACATGTGGCCATCAAGACTGTCCGTGTGCCAGAGATTGGGGATTTGCGCGCCTTGTTGGAGGACCCCAGATTGAATATCAAAGTGATCCAACTTGTCAGAGACCCTCGTGGTATCCTATCATCCCGGATTGAGACATTCAGGGATACATACCGGCTGTGGCGTATATGGAGGGCCACAGGGCGAAAGCCCTACAATCTTGACTTGAGTCAGCTCACTGTTGTCTGTGAAGACTACCGAAGCTCTGTTTCTACTGGTCTTAGCCATCCCTATTGGTTGAAAGGGAAATATATGTTGGTTCGCTATGAAGATTTGGCTAAAAATCCACTCCCCAAGACGAAGGAGATCTATGACTATCTGGGGCTGCCCATGGATAAAAATGTGGAAGACTGGATTCTTGCAAACACTCATGGCAGCAATGAGCCATCAGCAAAACACAAATTTGGTACTTTACGAGACTCCGCAGCTAATGCAGAGAGTTGGCGCTTGAAACTGTCTTATGACATGGTAGAATACACTCAAACCGTGTGTCAGAAGGTTCTCCAACAATTGGGATACAAGGCTGTGAGGTCGGTCCAGCAACTGAAAAACATGTCTATCTCGCTGGTGCAAGACAAAACCTTTGTACCCTTTTTGTAA